In Syntrophorhabdaceae bacterium, a genomic segment contains:
- a CDS encoding metal ABC transporter ATP-binding protein: MEKALIILDNLTIGYNGQPVLSGISLAIGRADFTAILGTNGSGKSTLLKTLLGLIPPVAGRIDTTLHPLIFGYVPQSIQFDPVYLLTGFEVALMGAYGRVRPGHFVPSIERAFTRECLRAAGAEEFAHKRFAELSGGQKQRVLIARALTTRPDALVLDEPTAGVDHAATHAVLEFIAQIQKERNITVLLVTHDFAAVRKHAERVIWLREDEVLHGTADELLTRERMAEILETVVC; encoded by the coding sequence ATGGAAAAAGCGCTCATTATACTTGACAATCTGACGATCGGCTACAATGGCCAGCCCGTGCTGTCCGGAATCTCGCTTGCGATAGGCCGGGCCGACTTCACCGCCATCCTCGGCACCAATGGTTCGGGGAAATCGACACTGCTCAAAACGCTGCTCGGACTAATTCCACCGGTCGCGGGACGTATCGACACCACATTGCACCCTCTCATATTTGGTTACGTCCCTCAATCCATTCAGTTCGACCCGGTTTATCTGCTGACGGGGTTTGAGGTTGCCCTGATGGGTGCCTATGGACGCGTACGCCCGGGACATTTTGTCCCGTCGATTGAACGTGCCTTTACCCGAGAGTGCCTGCGGGCTGCGGGTGCTGAGGAATTCGCCCACAAACGGTTTGCGGAGCTCTCCGGTGGTCAGAAACAGCGAGTGCTTATCGCCCGTGCACTGACCACGCGTCCCGATGCACTGGTACTCGATGAACCTACCGCGGGCGTGGACCACGCGGCAACCCACGCGGTGCTGGAGTTCATAGCGCAGATCCAAAAAGAAAGGAACATCACGGTCCTGCTCGTCACGCACGACTTTGCGGCCGTGCGTAAACATGCCGAGCGCGTGATCTGGCTCCGCGAGGACGAGGTTCTTCACGGCACCGCGGACGAACTGCTCACGCGTGAACGGATGGCGGAAATACTTGAAACGGTGGTGTGCTGA
- a CDS encoding metal ABC transporter substrate-binding protein, with protein sequence MKSRPLSLLIITLIGLLNLWATPAQAAKIRVVTTLTDLADFTRAVGGDLVEVRSLATGVEDTHGIPMKPSFVPIMNQADLLVLVGFDCEHAFLPALLEASKNPRIQKGTSGYVDCSRGIVPRDVPKSTEHSAGDVHPYGNPHYMLDPVLAKTAIKNIYNALVAFAPEHQAEFTRNRDAYLAKLDARIAEWERQARPLKGVKFVSYHEHWPYFAERFAMDYFGTIELKPGIDPTARHIEELVASMRAEHVPIVVREPQFPEKVPSQIAKQTGATLITLPIMPGGVPNTETYIKMMDYIIQTMVTAAQGRK encoded by the coding sequence ATGAAATCGAGACCATTGAGTCTATTGATTATCACGCTCATCGGATTACTGAACTTGTGGGCCACGCCCGCTCAGGCTGCTAAAATCAGGGTTGTCACAACGCTTACCGACCTCGCGGACTTTACGCGCGCTGTGGGCGGCGATCTGGTCGAGGTACGGAGTCTCGCCACGGGTGTCGAAGACACCCACGGGATTCCCATGAAACCGAGTTTCGTGCCGATCATGAACCAGGCGGATCTGTTGGTCTTGGTCGGGTTTGATTGCGAACACGCCTTCCTGCCCGCTCTACTGGAAGCGAGCAAGAATCCACGCATCCAGAAAGGCACGTCTGGCTACGTGGACTGCTCGAGGGGCATCGTTCCGCGTGACGTACCCAAGTCAACCGAACACTCCGCGGGTGATGTCCATCCGTACGGCAACCCGCACTATATGCTCGACCCGGTATTGGCCAAGACCGCGATAAAAAATATCTACAACGCCCTGGTAGCCTTCGCCCCGGAGCATCAGGCAGAGTTTACCCGTAACCGTGACGCCTATCTCGCAAAGCTCGACGCCAGGATCGCCGAGTGGGAGCGACAGGCGAGACCACTCAAAGGGGTGAAGTTCGTCTCCTATCATGAGCACTGGCCGTACTTCGCCGAGCGTTTCGCTATGGACTACTTCGGCACCATCGAACTGAAGCCGGGCATTGATCCGACCGCGCGGCACATCGAGGAATTGGTCGCATCGATGAGAGCCGAGCATGTTCCCATCGTCGTGCGCGAGCCACAGTTTCCGGAGAAGGTGCCGAGTCAAATCGCCAAACAGACGGGAGCGACCCTGATAACCTTGCCCATCATGCCGGGTGGCGTACCCAACACGGAGACGTATATCAAAATGATGGACTACATCATTCAAACGATGGTAACTGCCGCCCAAGGCAGGAAATAA